GTTTATTTCAGCTCTCCATAACTCTTTTATTTCTGTTTCTCCGATTTTGTAGGCGAAGATACCGTCGTTTGTCAGCACCATCAGGATGTTACTGTAAACGAGCAGGTTTCCACCTCCTTCTATCTTGCCAATTACGGACATGTTTTGCGGAGGGAGGGCAGAGAGTATGTCTGTCACACCTTTTGAGAGAGGTACTGTTTCAGGGATGTAGCGATAAGCATATCTGGATACAAATATTCTCCTCCCATCTGTTTTTACAATATCCGGTTCGTCAATTCCCGTAACCTGAACGTTTGTTCTGGAAAACCTGTCTGCCATAACCCTTGCATCTCCGATTGCCTTTTCCTGAACAATCGGCATTACCGCAGGTCTGTATGTCATTACTGCGGGGGGATAGACCTCACCGTAAATTGAAAAGTAATCGGCAAATTCGTCAGGGGATGAGAAGGGGATCAGCCCCTCTACATCGTTTGGCTTTGGCCAGAAGACTGTTACCGCAGCAATTAAAACCGCAAACCCCATAATCGCAATCAAACCCTTCTTCATACAGATGTTATGCGGGCAAAGAATATATACCGTTTCAATTCGTAATAAAATATATTTTAAAGAAATTTTAAATTTATATACCGAATCCCTTAGTCGGACTGATGATGGCAGTTGAGGTCTATGTCAGTGGCGTCGTTCAGGGGGTGGGATTCCGATACTTCACAAGGAAAGTTGCGAGAGAACTTGGAATAAGGGGATACGTTAGGAATCTTTCAGATGGTAGGGTTTACATTTATGCCGTGGGAGACGAACTTATGATTGATAAATTCCTCTCCGCCATCAACAGAGGCCCTCCAATGGCGATAGTTAGAAATGTGGAGGTCAGGAAAGCTGGTATGGAGAGATGCGATGGGTTTGAGGTGAGGTATTGAATGCTGGCAAAGAGAATTATTCCCTGCCTCGATGTAACCCTTGATGAGAAGGGGGCAAGGGTTGTTAAAGGCGTGGAATTCGTAAATTTGAGAGACGCCGGAGATCCGGTTGAGCTTGCAAAAAGATATGATGTGGAAGGTGCGGATGAACTGGTCTTTTTGGACATTACAGCTTCACCAGATGGAAGGAGAACAATGATCGATGTAATCGAAAGAACTGCAGAGCAGGTTTTTATCCCGTTCACAGTTGGTGGAGGAATAAAGAGCATTGAGGATATCAACAGCATTCTTTCTGCCGGTGCAGATAAAGTTTCAGTAAATACCGCAGCAGTAAAGAACCCCGAATTTGTAAGAGAAGCTGCAGAAGTATTCGGGAGTCAGTGTATAGTTGTTGCAATTGATTGCAGGAGAAATTTTGAGCTTGAAAGGGGAAAATACATTGTAGAGCTTGAGGACGGCAGTAAAGCCTGGTACGAGGTCGTGATTTACGGAGGAAGGAAGCCTGTCGGTATAGATGCTGTGTGGTGGGCCAAAAAAGTAGAGGAGCTCGGAGCGGGCGAAATTCTGCTGACGTCCATGAACAGAGATGGCACCAAGGAAGGTTTTGACATCCCTATAACAAGGAAAATAAGTGAGGAGGTGGGAATACCTGTTATAGCGTCAGGTGGTGCAGGAACGCTGGAGCACTTTTACGAAGGATTTGTTGAAGGCAAGGCTGATGCGGGACTGGCAGCGAGTATATTCCATTACGGTGAGATCTCAATATCCGAGATTAAGGAGTACCTTGCGGAAAGAGGAGTGCCGGTGAGGATGTGAGAAGATATGAAAATTTCCGAGTTTCAGAAAATGATTTCTGAAATTTACATTAAACGGGACAGGGAAAGGGGAGTGGATAAGACCATGCTGTGGGTTGTTGAAGAGGTAGGAGAGCTTGCAGAGGCTGTGAGAAAAGGCGGTAATGTTGGTGAGGAAATAGCCGACGTAATGGCGTGGCTCGTAAGTCTTGCGAACCTTCTGGATATTGATGTTGAGAGGGAAGTTTTTAAAAAGTATCCCGGATACTGCATTCGCTGCGGTAAAAAACCCTGTGAGTGTGATACACTATGATGTTCAGAATGGTCGACGAGGAGGATATAAAAAAGGGCAATGTAACGGACAAGTATTTTATATGGACTGAGAAAGTCTTGAAGGCGAAAAACGTGAATCCCACGGTTGTGGCCGAGGTTACGACCTCTAACTGGGGGGTTTTTGCAGGACTTGAGGACGCCCTAAACCTTCTGGAGGGTCTGCCAATAGATGTTTACGCCATGCCGGAGGGGAGCATATTCTTTCCACACGAACCTGTGATCACCATTGTGGGAAAATATCTTGACTTTGCAAGGTATGAGACTTCTCTGCTTGGATTCATATGCCACGCAAGTGCTGTGGCAACGCAGGCATTCAGGTTCAAGCTCGCAGCCGGGGATAGAGGGGTCTACTCCTTTGGTACAAGAAGGATGCATCCTGCACTGGCTCCGGCAATTGAAAGATCAGCCTACATCGGCGGTGTGGATGGTGTCAGCAACTTTTCAGCGGAAAAGTATCTTGGGATACCCAGCATGGGAACAATGCCACATGCGATGATCATCTGCTTTGGCGATCAGGTTGCCGCCTGGAGGAGCTTTGACGAGGTTGTGGATCCGGAAGTTCCGAGAACCATGCTGGTGGATACATATTTCGATGAGAAGACTGAGGCTGTACTGGCTGTGGAGAATGTTAAAAACGTCAGCGCTGTACGCCTCGACACTCCCTCATCAAGAAGAGGAAGGTTCAGAAAAATCGTTGAGGAGGTCAGGTGGGAGCTGGATATAAGGGGAAGAAAGGATGTCAAAATCTTTGTGAGCGGAGGTCTAAGCTTATCTGATATTCTTGAACTCAAAGACATCGTGGATGCCTTCGGGGTTGGTACTGCAATAAGCGGTGCTGGCCCCATAGATTTCGCTCTCGACATAGTTGAGAGGGAAGGGAAGTTTGTGGCCAAGAGGGGGAAGAGAGGTGGAATGAAGCAGATCTACAGGGATTGGGAAACTCTGGAGGATGAGATCAGGCTGTTCAGAGAAGAACCACCGGAGAAAGGTGAACCCATGCTTAAGAAGGTCATTGAGGGTGGTAAAATCATTGCCGAAACGGACATGGAGGAGGCGAGAAAACTCGTTCTAAGGCAGATGGACGTAATCAGGAAACTCGGGCGGGAACACGAGTTCATCGGCTAAAGAAATTGTCTATCGAACCATATTTATTTACAATTCTAAGATAGAGGTCGTCAAGGACTCTGCTTGAGGCACCCCATACCAGATGGCCTGCACACTCAAAATTTGGTCCCCAGTCCGTAACCCGGCGGGATTTCAGAACCTTTCTCAGCTCATCAACGAGCACTCTGCTTACCTCTCTACCATCCGGTACGAAATCGAGTGTGTTTATCATCCCGACCACCGGACAGATCCGTATTCTGTACTCCATTACCTCTCTTGGTCTCAGAAAACCGAGAACACTTACGCTATCGGGATTTATTCCAAGCTCCTCCTCAAATTCCCTTAATGCAGCCTCGACCTCGCTTTCGCCATCCTCAATCATCCCTCCGGGAAAAGCAACATGTCCGGCACTTCTGTTCAACCCCTTTGATCTTTTTATCATAACTATTTTCGGGCAAATCTCGTCAAATAGGGGAACCAGCACAGCAGCCTTACTTTTTTTATTTATGTAGTGATCAAGCAGCGGGATTAGTTTTTGGCTCAACACAGGGTGAGTAGGTTGGGGATGTATTTAAAAATTTCAGTTCAAATGGATTTTGCCCACATTTCTCGGATCGTGACGTAATTTTCCTTGACTCGCTGATCCTTTGAGCTTACCCGACTGCTCTGAACTGAACACTTTCTACCAACACACTCCTTCATAACAATTAACACCGCATCCGAATTTTCTACAACATAATCTCCAGAGCTGGCGTACTCGATCTCCGGAAATAGTTGTTTGAAGTTTTTCATGGCTTTTGGGTCGTACGCAACGACTTTTGCACCTTCTTCAAGCAGCACTTTAATGATAGGTATTGCTCTACTCTCTCACATCATCGGTATCTGGCTTGAAAGCTAAACCAAGAATGCCAATCGTCTTACCTTTCAGATCCGGAACGTGGTTTCTTAACATCTCTAATAACTTCAGGGGTTGCTCCTCATTTACTTCTATCACTGCTTTAAGCAACTTTGGGTTCTCTCCAATTTCTTCAGCCTTCTTAATTAAAGCTTTAACGTCTTTCGGAAAGCAACTTCCTCCAAAGCCTATTCCAGCTCTGAAAAACGATGGATTAATGCGATGATCTAATCCAGCTCCCTTGAAAACTTCGTACACGTCAATCTCAAGTTTTTTACATATATTGCCTATTTCGTTAGCAAATGATATCTTTGTTGCCAAAAATGCATTTGAGGCGTATTTTATCATCTCAGCGGTTTTGATATCGGTAATTAGTTTTGGACACTTAAACGATTTATACAAAGCTTCTAGTAGTTCCTTTGTTTTCTCATTCTTTACTCCAATTACAATTCTATCCGGATTAAAGAAATCGTGAACAGCGTTTCCTTCTCTGAGAAACTCAGGATTCATTGCAAGCCCAAAATCCTTAAAAGCTTCTTTTCCAGATTCCTTTTCAATAGTCGGTTTCACGACTTCTTCTGTTGTTCCAGGTACAACCGTGCTTTTGACAGCTACAACATGGTCTTTTGCAGCATCTTTCACAAACTTCAGATTGACTGATCCGTCATCTTTTGAGGGCGTTCCAACACAGATGAACGAGATATCTGTTTCAGCTATGAACTCGTATTCATGCGTGGCCCTAAAGTTTCCAGCATTCCTTTCCATTAAATCTCCTAAACCTCTCTCAAATATTGGGGGTGTGGCAGAATTGATACTTTCTACTATTTTTTCGTCAAGGTCCACAAAAATAACTTCGTTGCCCAATTCAGCTAGCCCCATACCTGTTATCAGTCCAACGTAGCCTGAACCGATGATGGAGATTTTCATACAAAAATTGCTGAAATTATCAACTTTACATAGATTTTGTGCACATAATATCAGATTCTGATTGTTATGGGTTTGAGCATGATCCCGGGCGGGATAGGGGTGGCTGAAGCTTCGATGACCGGTTTGCTGCAGTATTTTGGCTTAGCAGCGGAGGTAGCTGTCGCATCTACCCTGATAATCAGGTTCGGAACGCTCTGGTTTGGTGTGTTTTTGGGGTGGGCGGTTTTTGCCTGCAGAACACGTTAGGTGGCATTGGAATGGGTCAACGGCAGGAGGTTGAAAGAAGCTACAAGAAACATCAAAAAACCTTTATAAAATCTCAGCCGAATCTAAAGTATGGGAAAGATCATCCAGATAGAGGTTCCGGATGAAATTAATGAGGAGAAGTTGAAGATCGCAATATCACAGGCAATATCAGGGGAAAAAATGACAGTAGAGGAGGTTAGAAGACTTCTTGGGATAACTTCAGAGGAACTAACAGAGGAGCTTGAAGAAGTAAATGTAGCAGAACTCAGAGAAAAGGAGAAGAAAAGGCTGATAGGTTGATAATCGATACAGATATAGTTATTGTAAGGGTGAAAATCAAAGAAGAAATAAGTGAAGATATAACTGCTGTAACATTGGTTGAATATCCAAAGATAATCTACTACAAAAAATTTTATGGTAAAATATTATTTCCAGACATTTCTGACTTCCTCTTAGCCCACAAGCTTCAGAACGAACTTATGAAAGTCGGAAAGCCTAAAGCCTTTGCCGATTTGGTAATAGCCTCGATCCGCATAAACAGGAAAGAGGAGCTTATCACGAAGGACAGGGATTTTCTGGACATAGCTGAAGTTTCAGACTTGAAGGTTAGGGTGGTTGAGTAGTAGGATGTTTGGTTCTGAAGGCAAAGTTGAGAGGCTTTGCCTGTTGGGGAGGATGAAGACATTAAGCTTACGATAAGGGATGCGGAGGGTGTTAAGGAAGTTAAGTGGGGCCTACCTCCACCATTCTTCGGAGAGCAACGTAAGGCCAAAACCGCGGGGGTTCCAGATCAACAACGTTGTTGTTGGGAATCTCAGCGATTAACTTTTTATCAGGTCAAATTCTACCAGACGACTTCCACAATTCCGGATTCTCTAATCTCTCTGTCCTTCGTTATTAGCTTGGCGTTTAACAATTTTGCTGTAGCTACAATAACCCTGTCGTGAATTTCCTTTATCTTTATTTCCGGTAAAAGCTTAAAAACCTGGAAGTTAAAAGATACTGGAACGAAATTACTACTAAGCTCCATTTTACTAATTAGCTCATTAAGATTTAGTTTGATTTTTCCAGTTTCTGCGAGATAAAGACACTCAGCCAGTACAATAGTCGGGACAAATATGATTGCTTCTCCTTTTTCAGCAGAGGTGAAAATCCTATCAATAGCTGGCGGCAATTTGTCTGCAAGATACCATATGAACGGATGAGCATCAGTCACGTAAAACACGCGTACCACCGAACACAGATTTTTTTGCGGATTCTATATACTTTTCTAACTCTTCATCTGAGACAAGAATATCACATATTCCCCTTAATGAAACAGGTTTCTTCTCTGCAAGTAAGTCTGATCTAAATGTTATTAACATCTTTATACTTTGAATTTCTTTTTCTATCTTTTCCAGTTTCTCCTCAACAACCATATATCACTTTCAAAATCCAAACTTTTTAAATTTATGCAGTTGACTGACAACTGATAACACATAAAATCGTAAACTATCTCCTCAACCTCGACAAAAAGAGGGCAGCATAATCAAATCCTTCTTCCCCCTCCAGGAAAGAATCGAATTCCTGAACCGGTTCAAAGAATCCAACGAGAAGCTGTGCAGGGAGTACTTCGGCACGGAAAATCAGTTTGTCCTATCCAAGGAAGAGATAGAGTTCTACAGAGAGTAGGACAAGATTCCGAGAGAAGTAATAGAAAAAGCCGTAGAGGAAATGTACAGAAAGGTTTTGGAGTTCATGAGGAAAAGCGGAATAATGGCTAAAGAAAAGATTTTCCCCAAGGTGAAAGTGAACTACTTAGCTAATAACCTCGACTTCTTCAGGATAGATGTTGTGAACGCAAACCTGTTAAACGGCAAACTCACGATCGGTGGGCTGGCTTTGCCTGCTAAAAGGGTGAGAGCATCAAACTGACCATTAGGGATGCCGAGGGTGTTAAGGAAGTGCAGTGGGGCTTGCCATCACCATTCTTCGGAGAGCAACGTAAGGCCAAAACCGCGGGGGTTCCAGATCAACAACGTTGTTGTTGGGGGATAAGCCGATTGAGGTGTACGTTAACGGCAGAAAAATGGCTGAGATTGTGATTGAAGGCAGAACTACAATAGAGAAAAAATATAAGTCTTTAAAACAGATTCTGAACATGGCTGAGTTAAAAATTAAAATTCCCGAAGACCTAAAAAGAAAAATGGAAAAATTTGAAGTAGATTGGTCGCCGGCAATAAGAAAGATGATTGAAAAGGAAATACAGAATTTAACAGAGATTGAAAAGATCGTGTCCAAGAGTAAGATGACCGAAGAGGATGCTTTGGAACTTGGCGAGAAAATCAGCAGGTCAATTGCGGAGAGGTTCAGGAAACATGTTGATGGTGGTTGACGCTAACGTTGTGTTTGCATCTCTCATAGCCAGAGGAGGGACTTTCAGGATTTTTGCTATTAACAGAATCTTGGGTAAATTCCGTTTTGTAGCTCCTGAGTACCTGTTCATAGAAATCCGCGAGCATTTTGATGAAATAATAGAGAAGACTAAACTATCTCGGGAAGAATTGAACGTTATCGTGAATTTCTTGGAAAGCCAGATCGATGTAATCCCGTTTGAGGAATTTGAAGATAAGTACGATGACGCTAAG
This region of Archaeoglobus neptunius genomic DNA includes:
- a CDS encoding PIN domain-containing protein, whose translation is MLMVVDANVVFASLIARGGTFRIFAINRILGKFRFVAPEYLFIEIREHFDEIIEKTKLSREELNVIVNFLESQIDVIPFEEFEDKYDDAKSISPDVDDVPYLALALKLNCPVWSNDKKLRRQNVVKVYTTREVIQMLK
- the hisF gene encoding imidazole glycerol phosphate synthase subunit HisF, encoding MLAKRIIPCLDVTLDEKGARVVKGVEFVNLRDAGDPVELAKRYDVEGADELVFLDITASPDGRRTMIDVIERTAEQVFIPFTVGGGIKSIEDINSILSAGADKVSVNTAAVKNPEFVREAAEVFGSQCIVVAIDCRRNFELERGKYIVELEDGSKAWYEVVIYGGRKPVGIDAVWWAKKVEELGAGEILLTSMNRDGTKEGFDIPITRKISEEVGIPVIASGGAGTLEHFYEGFVEGKADAGLAASIFHYGEISISEIKEYLAERGVPVRM
- a CDS encoding MazG nucleotide pyrophosphohydrolase domain-containing protein, with amino-acid sequence MKISEFQKMISEIYIKRDRERGVDKTMLWVVEEVGELAEAVRKGGNVGEEIADVMAWLVSLANLLDIDVEREVFKKYPGYCIRCGKKPCECDTL
- a CDS encoding nicotinate phosphoribosyltransferase, which translates into the protein MMFRMVDEEDIKKGNVTDKYFIWTEKVLKAKNVNPTVVAEVTTSNWGVFAGLEDALNLLEGLPIDVYAMPEGSIFFPHEPVITIVGKYLDFARYETSLLGFICHASAVATQAFRFKLAAGDRGVYSFGTRRMHPALAPAIERSAYIGGVDGVSNFSAEKYLGIPSMGTMPHAMIICFGDQVAAWRSFDEVVDPEVPRTMLVDTYFDEKTEAVLAVENVKNVSAVRLDTPSSRRGRFRKIVEEVRWELDIRGRKDVKIFVSGGLSLSDILELKDIVDAFGVGTAISGAGPIDFALDIVEREGKFVAKRGKRGGMKQIYRDWETLEDEIRLFREEPPEKGEPMLKKVIEGGKIIAETDMEEARKLVLRQMDVIRKLGREHEFIG
- a CDS encoding type II toxin-antitoxin system VapC family toxin, producing the protein MTDAHPFIWYLADKLPPAIDRIFTSAEKGEAIIFVPTIVLAECLYLAETGKIKLNLNELISKMELSSNFVPVSFNFQVFKLLPEIKIKEIHDRVIVATAKLLNAKLITKDREIRESGIVEVVW
- a CDS encoding PIN domain-containing protein: MIIDTDIVIVRVKIKEEISEDITAVTLVEYPKIIYYKKFYGKILFPDISDFLLAHKLQNELMKVGKPKAFADLVIASIRINRKEELITKDRDFLDIAEVSDLKVRVVE
- a CDS encoding acylphosphatase; this encodes MMAVEVYVSGVVQGVGFRYFTRKVARELGIRGYVRNLSDGRVYIYAVGDELMIDKFLSAINRGPPMAIVRNVEVRKAGMERCDGFEVRY
- a CDS encoding NUDIX hydrolase; its protein translation is MLSQKLIPLLDHYINKKSKAAVLVPLFDEICPKIVMIKRSKGLNRSAGHVAFPGGMIEDGESEVEAALREFEEELGINPDSVSVLGFLRPREVMEYRIRICPVVGMINTLDFVPDGREVSRVLVDELRKVLKSRRVTDWGPNFECAGHLVWGASSRVLDDLYLRIVNKYGSIDNFFSR
- a CDS encoding lysylphosphatidylglycerol synthase domain-containing protein encodes the protein MGLSMIPGGIGVAEASMTGLLQYFGLAAEVAVASTLIIRFGTLWFGVFLGWAVFACRTR